CTTCAACCCAGGCTACATGCTCTGCAGACTCAAAGCCAAGCAAACCCCCAAGTGCTCCACCCGCTACAAAGCCACAGCCAGCGGCTCCCACCTCTGGACGATCTGCGAGGAAGACCACGACCTGCAATACAACGTCCGCGTCCccgacgccgccgacggcATCTGGGCAAACGACTGGATGTACATCGCCTCGGAATGGAGTTTCACCGTCTCCCTCAACGCCGGAATCACAGACGGCGCCTCCGCAAACGCACGCCTGCTCATGCAGTTCTCACCCAAGACGCCCGAGCTcaacccctccctcccttcaCTTAGTGAAGCCCTCGCGGTTTTGGTCGGGAACACCCTCCTCATGAGCTCCACCAACGCCCCCTTCGTCCCGTTCTGGAACTACACCGACGCCCCGGACAATATCCTCGCGCAGCCCGCGAAACAGGCCTTCAACGCGACCCTGCGGTCGAATGAGTATGCCTCCGGCGGCACGCAGCGCTGGCAGGGCGTGTTCTACCCGATTCTGCTCTTCGCGTTCTTCACCTCTGCGCTGTGTCTGGCGTTTATGTTGCTTGAAGTGCGCGGCCGTCAGATTACGGATTTCACGGAGCCCCAGAATCTGTTTGCACTCGCGATGAATAGCCCTAGTACTGAGAAACTGCAGGGTGCTTGTGGCGCGGGCCCCGATGGGAGACAACTTGGTGAACGCTGGTTTgtggcgatggaggaggaggatgagcatTATTATATCCGGACCCAGGCGGATGCGCGGGCGGATTTGAATACGCCTAGGGTGTCGATTGCGCCGCctagggctgggttggtgcaGATGGATCTTGATGACAGGCTGGGTCGTGAGCAGGATGcgtcgccgaggccgacgCTTAGTCCTGCGTTGAGTGAGTATCAGCGGCTGTCTTCGCGGAAGAGCTGGCTGTCTGGgttttattagatatttaattaatttagtgTAATTGTAATGATAATATGAGTAATATGATGTCGAGATATGGCACTGACCATCTAATATATGGATAAGAATCAACTGGCAATATCAGACACTCCAAACCCAATGATGCCCTCAAACGCGGCCCCAACACTCCAGAGATTCACCTCCGGAAACCCAATCCCATCTCCATGCTGCTGCAATGTATCCTCCCCGTCTTGTAGCGTATCTGCGTATGCCAGACCCCAGGATCCCTTAAACGACGGCCTGCACAACAACCACGGGTTCTCGCGCCCGTTGCCCGGGTCGTCCGTTGCAATCGTTGCATCTTGGACTCCAGGCGGATATCGCGATGTTGATAGTGGCGGTTGAACTAGCGAGAGTGGTGCCAGGCTAGGCAATGGGAGCTTGGGGAGCCAGGATTCCTTCAACAGAGCCGTGAAGAAGGGGGTCTTTGGATCGAGGGGCGCAGGCGTGTCTTCGGGATGATATATCCGCAATAAAGtgtccttgcccttctcaGCTGGTGTGAATTCAAATCGACCACGGTGTTTAGGGATGTCTGTATCAAATTAGTACCTCTCGCTATACTAGGCATTTAGGGAAGCGCACTCCAATTTCTCCGACCATTCCAAACACTGTTATCCGTCGAGACATAGATCGTGCTGATACGCAGCTCCTTCTTGCCGCTGTACGGATTGACAGCCCGGCCCGGGATGAAGATTATCTCGTCGTAGGGACCTACGTCTGAGTCTTCGTAGCGCACGATCATGATGCTTTTCAGCCACGAGGGCTGGTACTGGGGATCGCCATTTGGGAGTCTTTGCAGTGCGGACGGGTGGATGGTTTCGAAGGGGTGGTAGGCGCCTGGGGGGAGGACAGACTGTAGGATCTTGTCGGTGTTGTTTGGGTTTTGAGGTGGAGCATTGGTGCTGTTAGGGTCGGTGTATAGGAAGATCCAGGCTTTGGCTTTTAAAGACCATGGGGGTGGAGCGATGGGGATTGCTGGGGTTGTTTCTGGGGGAAAAGAGCCTGGTTTGGAGGGCGACGGGGGAGTAGGGAGGAAGGTCATGGTGAGGTTTGACACAGTAAGGCAGTCGGTGGGAAATGGAGTTTAAATAGCTGATCACCCCTCGCATTCTTGTGTAACAAGATGCATAAGATCTGCAGAGTTATCACCGTAAGTTGTGGTACGCAATGGTGAACTCATACTACCCCAGTCCATAATAGACAATATATTTAGTACATAATTCTTAAAACCGAGAGATCAGGGTTATTTGCTGATGTCTATCCACATGAAGAATTATCAACATGAGCGAAGGAAACGAACTAGTGCAGTGCATGAGATCAGTCTTCACATGTATTTAAAGTGGTGCATAACAAATTGGAATATCATAAATGGAATATCATAATTGGAATATCATACAATCACATCATGACCATTTTATGCAGCCGATCCCAAGTGACGAATATTTCATCCCGATGGTTTATAATAAACATTATGCCAATACATAACTGATTTTACACATCTGACTCACGATTCGGAGCGAGTCAGAGTAACTGGCACTCTTGGTGACTGACCTTCCCTAGAAGACCATACCCTTAACCTGAGCCACCTTCTTAAGATCAATATTCCGAATCAGCAGCGTCCACAAGACACACAGAACCATAATCCCCGTCCCGGCAGCCAACATCCTAGTCTGCGCATACCCATATGCATTCTGGATGGCCAGCCGCGTCGGCGATCCAACCTTATACTCCTTCTGCGTATCGAGATCCTCATAGATCGTGTTAAGATCCGGCATCGCAGACGCAGGTAGATCCCGCGCCAGCGCTCTCTTGAATGTATTCGTCCAGATCCCGCCGGAGATGGTGCTCCCCATTGCGCCGCCGACTGTGCCGACGACGTTCAGGACAGCCAGGGCGGTCGCGACGTGTTGGTGGTCGACGGCGGCAAGGATGGCGAGCTgctcgatgatgatgaagatgctgccgccgatggagatgaagatcTGGCACATCACCAGGTATCCAACGGACTGGTTGGGGCGGCGGAAGTAGATCATCAGCCCCTGGGCGAAGATGTACAGCGGCACGGCGATGTAGAGGAGCCACTTGAAGCGGCCGGTGCGGCGGATCAGGTATCCGACTAGCAGGAGCAGCACGCCGGAGACGACGTCGAAGGTGTTGCTGACGTAGCCGGCTTCGGCGagggtgaggttgttgacgatCTGCAGGAAGGAGGTGTAGTAGTTGAACCAGCAGTAGTAGGAGATCTGGTATGTGGCGTCGAGGAGACAGGCGCCGATGACGGTACGGTCTTTGAGAATGGCGAAGTTGAGCATGGGGACGGGGGCTGTGTATGTTTCGtgcaggatgaagatggccagcATCacgacgccgacgacgatcatggcgatgatgtatCCGGTGGCCCAGCCATTGGGGGCCTGCTCGGCGATTtcgaaggggaggaagaagacgacgagaccggcggagaagacgaggacgccGAATGCTGCTCTAGTTAGTTCTGAGATATAACGAGTATAACGAGTAGACATACCGTCAAACTCAATAAGATAGTGCTTGATGTTTTGCAGCAGCGTGCGACCACTGCCTTCCCTGGTCAGCAGCCCCTGTTTCTTTGCCTTGCGCATGTTGAGCTTGAACATGATGTACAGAGGCGCGGCGACAAGGGGGAAGATGATAGCGAAGGTGCCAAAGCCCCATCGCCAGTCGTTGTACTTGTTGTAGAAGTCGTCGGCTGCTTTGGGGCCTGCAAACGCAGTGATGATATAGGGCGAGGAGGTAAACGCGTAGGCCAGACCTCGATTCTTCAGCTGCGACGAGTCGGCAGTGATCACATCCACACAGTATGTCATGCCGCCGAAACCGATTGAATAAAATACCTGCTTCCGTTAGTGGCGAAGGCTAGA
This sequence is a window from Aspergillus puulaauensis MK2 DNA, chromosome 6, nearly complete sequence. Protein-coding genes within it:
- a CDS encoding uncharacterized protein (COG:S;~EggNog:ENOG410PSJB;~InterPro:IPR023375) — translated: MTFLPTPPSPSKPGSFPPETTPAIPIAPPPWSLKAKAWIFLYTDPNSTNAPPQNPNNTDKILQSVLPPGAYHPFETIHPSALQRLPNGDPQYQPSWLKSIMIVRYEDSDVGPYDEIIFIPGRAVNPYSGKKELRISTIYVSTDNSVWNGRRNWNIPKHRGRFEFTPAEKGKDTLLRIYHPEDTPAPLDPKTPFFTALLKESWLPKLPLPSLAPLSLVQPPLSTSRYPPGVQDATIATDDPGNGRENPWLLCRPSFKGSWGLAYADTLQDGEDTLQQHGDGIGFPEVNLWSVGAAFEGIIGFGVSDIAS
- a CDS encoding uncharacterized protein (COG:G;~EggNog:ENOG410PGZU;~InterPro:IPR020846,IPR011701,IPR036259;~PFAM:PF07690,PF06609;~TransMembrane:14 (i77-95o115-134i146-168o174-191i203-223o235-255i284-305o317-338i359-377o397-418i425-444o450-477i489-511o565-583i);~go_function: GO:0022857 - transmembrane transporter activity [Evidence IEA];~go_process: GO:0055085 - transmembrane transport [Evidence IEA]) yields the protein MPVSSRLRSAFRRRATDDSIAPVTVSETQQNKTDASPESGVQLQATDVKPEDERPTENTQRGVQGVEAVTLSWSKRTLISVFINIWLLYFVNAMQSNIINNLTPYITSQYESHSLLNTIYIVADSITAAVYIPLAKVLDVWGRAEGFLMMTVLATAGLIMMAGCHNLPTFCAAYVFYSIGFGGMTYCVDVITADSSQLKNRGLAYAFTSSPYIITAFAGPKAADDFYNKYNDWRWGFGTFAIIFPLVAAPLYIMFKLNMRKAKKQGLLTREGSGRTLLQNIKHYLIEFDAFGVLVFSAGLVVFFLPFEIAEQAPNGWATGYIIAMIVVGVVMLAIFILHETYTAPVPMLNFAILKDRTVIGACLLDATYQISYYCWFNYYTSFLQIVNNLTLAEAGYVSNTFDVVSGVLLLLVGYLIRRTGRFKWLLYIAVPLYIFAQGLMIYFRRPNQSVGYLVMCQIFISIGGSIFIIIEQLAILAAVDHQHVATALAVLNVVGTVGGAMGSTISGGIWTNTFKRALARDLPASAMPDLNTIYEDLDTQKEYKVGSPTRLAIQNAYGYAQTRMLAAGTGIMVLCVLWTLLIRNIDLKKVAQVKGMVF